TTCTATAAAGTTCATCTTTTTCTCTACTTCGTCTATGCATCTCTCTAGAGGAACACTCTCACTTAATATTTGTCCCGTAGCCGTTTCAGAATCTACTCTAAATATGTTCTTTAATCTAAATGTAATTGGATCCATACCTAATTTTTCTGCTAATATATCCATCTGTTGCTCATAAGCAAGAGGTGGTTGAGTAGCTCCAAAGCCCCTCATAGCACCTGCAAAAGGATTATTTGTATATACAGCATAGCTATCTACTTTCACATTTGGTATCTCATAAGGACCAGAAGCATGAACTCCTGCTTTTCTCATAACATTTATAGCCCATGAAGCATAAGCTCCTGTATCTCCTATTAATGTAGCTTCCATAGCTAATAGTTTGCCATCTTTTGTGGCACCTGTCTTATATTTCATTTTAACCGAGTGTCTTTTACAGTGTGCTTCAAAGGATTCTTCTCTTGATAGTATTATTTTTACAGGCCTACCTGTAAGCTTGGTAGCTATTGCCAGATGAATCTGTACAGTTATATCCTCCCTGCCTCCAAAAGCACCTCCAACAGCAGGGTTGATTATTTTAACTTTTTCTGTTGGCATACCTAAAGCTTCAGCAACTTCTATTTGATCAAAGTGAGGATATTGAGTTGCAACTGCAACAACTACTGTTCCATCTTCCTCCATATATGCAACTCCAGCTTCAGGCTGTAAGAAGGCATGATCAATCATTGGTACATAGTACTCGTTTTCCGCTATTACATCACATTCTTTAAATGCTTCTTCTACATTTCCTTTTCTAATTTTATAATGATATACTACATTGCTATTACCTTCATGAATTTGTGGTGCTGTTTCCTTCATAGCTTCTTCAGGGTCAAATAATGCTTCTATTTCTTCATATTCAACTTTAATAGCTTTGAGAGCCTCATATGCTATTTTTTCAGACTCAGCAACTACTAATGCTATCGGATCTCCTATTCTTCTTACTTTTTTATTGCAGAATACTTCGTGGTCTTTAAATAAAACTCCATGACTATTGTGACCAGGCACATCTTTTGCTGTTAATATCCTTACTACACCTTCTATTTTTAACGCTTCAGTTAAATCTAATGTAAAATATGCATGAGGTTTTGTAGATCTTAGAGTTTTAGCATATAGCATATTATCCATATAAATATCTTGGGGATATACTGCTTTTCCTGTAACCTTAGAAAGTCCATCTACTCTAATTACACTTTTACCTACTACATCTAGTTTCACTTCTACTCCCCTCCCTTTAAATCTTTAGCTGCCTTCTCTACAGCATTTACTATTTTATTATAACCAGTACAACGGCAGAGGTTTCCAGATATGGCTTCTCTTATTTCACTTCTATTTGGTGAAGAATTTTTATCTAATAATGCCTTTGCTGATAATACCATTCCAGGTATACAGAATCCACATTGAACTGCACCTTCATCTAAAAATGCCTGTTGAATAGGATGTATCTTTTCTCCCTTGCTTAAACCTTCTATAGTAAGTATTTCTTTTCCTTCTGCTTGAAAAGCCATTACAAGACATGAAGCCACAGTTTCACCATCCATAATTACTGTACATGCTCCACACTCGCCTTCTCCACAGCCTTCTTTTGTTCCTAGTAGCCCTAATTTATCTCTTAAGACATCTACGAGCCTCATATCTTCTTCGATTTCCACTTTATGAACTATACCATTTACATTAAGCTCTATTTTTTTCATAGCTTTCCCCTTCCTTCGATTAAATCAACATGTAAATCAAATGTTTTGCCTAATAGCATTATTTAGAGCACTTCTTAATACTCCCTTAATAGCTGAGCTTTTAAATTCAACTGTAGACCTTCCAGCTAGTCTTTCTGCAACTTTTTGCTGCATTAGCTTAAGTCCATCTTCGATGACTTCTTCAGTTAAGTTCTTACCTTTAAAGAATGCTTCAACTTCTCTTTCTCTCATACCAAATCTTCCTAGAGAACCGTTAGCTATTCTGATATTTCTACAAGAGCCATCAATATCAAATTCAGCAAATACACTAGTACATATTCTAGAAATAGCTAAAGCTTTTCTAAGTCCTAGTTTACTAAATGAAAGTACTTGTCCTTCACTGGGGTTATCAAACTTCACAGATACAAGTAATTCATCATCCTTTAATGCAACCTTTCCTTTATCTAAAAATAACTCTTCTACTTTAACTTCTCTTTGTCCACTCTTGCTTTTTATAACTGCAATTGCATCTAATGCAAGAAATGGTGGAACTGTATCAGCTGCAGGAGAACCGTTGCAGATATTACCTCCAATTGTACCTTTATTTCTAATCTGAGGTGAACCTACAGAATGTGCTGCCTCTTTTAGTCCTGCAAGTCTGCTACTCAATAATTTTGACTCAGCTATTTCCGTAAAGGTAGTAGCTGCACCTATCTCAACTTTATCTCCTTCCACCTTAATAAATGACATTTCCTTTATACTAGATACATCTATTAAAGCTTCAAAATCCACCTTATGGTTTTTAATCTCTATAACTAAGTCTGTCCCCCCAGCAATAACTTTACCTTTTTCTTTATATTGATCTAAAAGTTCAACAGCCTCTTCAACAGTATTGGGTTTATGTGCGTATTTTATAGTCATATCTATCCTCCTTAATCTAATTGGTAAAAATATTATAACCTAACATATAATATATAACCAAAATGTTCAAATGCTATGTTTTAGAAAAAACTACATAATCCTTAATTAAGATGGTTAAGAAGTTTATTGTAAAACCATAGTTTCGTAATTTATTATTCTAATGTCATAGTTTTACAATAAAAAGTGAACTCAGAATAGTATGCAGAATAAAACATGGGGTAAAGCTTATAGATATACATATTGATAGAAATTCTGAATTCAATTTTTATTGCAAGTAAATATTCTTTAAACTAATAACCTAACTCTTAGGTTTTGACTTAAAGGTCCGCTCCCTAAGAAGGGAGCGGAACTAAATTCATGAAATCTAATTTTATAGGAAAATATATTTTAATATAAACAATACTGATAATATATAAACAACTGGTGATACTTCTTTTCCTCTTCCAGCTATAAGCTTTAACACTGCATATGATACCATACCAAATACAATACCTTCAGCAATACTATATGCTATTGGCATCATAATAATAGCTAAAAATGCTGGTATAGCTTCTGTATAGTCATCAAAATCAACCTTTAATACAGATGACATCATAGATAATCCAACTAATATAAGTGCTGGTGCAGTAGCTGCTCCTGGAATTATACCAAATATTGGTGCTAGGAATAATGCAAGTAAGAATAATATAGCTGATGTTAGTGCAGTAAGTCCTGTTCTACCACCCTCAGAAACTCCTGATGCACTTTCAACAAATGTTGTAACTGTACTTGTTCCTAATAGTGCTCCTGCAGTAGTTCCTACAGCATCTGCAAATAATGCTGGTTTAACTCTTGGTAAAGTTCCATTTTCATCAAGCATATCAGCTTTTGATGCAACTCCAACTAATGTTCCTATAGTATCAAACACGTCTACAAATAGGAATGTAAATATTACTATTAACATATCAAGACTAAATATATTTGAAAAGTCAAGCTTAAAAGCTACTGAAGCTAGTGAAGGAGGCATTGAGATAAAACTACTTGGTAGCTTTGTAACTCCTAAAGGTATAGCAATAATTGTAGAAGCTAAAATACCTATTAGCATAGCCCCTTTAACTTTTTTGTGTAGAAGAATACCTGTTATTATAACTCCTAAAATAGTTACTATAGCTGCTGGTTGTGTAAGGTCTCCTAATTTTACTAATGTAGCTGGATCTCCTACGATAATACCTGCACTTTGGAATCCTAGGAAAGCTATAAATAGACCAATACCTGCTGAAACTGCATTCTTTAAGTTCATTGGTATTGCATTTACTATTGCTTCACGTACATTAACAAAGGACATTAATATGAAGATAATACCTTCTATAAATACTGCTGTTAATGCAAATTGCCATGAATAACCCATAATACCACAAACTGTGAATGCAAAGAAAGCATTTAATCCCATACCAGGTGCTAATACAAATGGATAATTAGCATAGAAAGCCATTATTAGAGTAGCTATTGCTGCTGATAATGCTGTAGCAGTAAAAACTCCACCCTTATCCATACCTGCTGCTGAAAGCAAATCTGGGTTTACAGCTAAAATATAAGCCATTGTCATAAATGAAGTAATACCAGCAATGATTTCTGTTTTAACATTTGTCTTATTCTCGCTTAGCTTAAAAGTCTTTTCTAAAAAACCTGTTTGAGCTTTACCGTTACTCATTATTAAACCCCCTATTTTTTTATTTTTCCCTTTGAAACTTTCCCTTGTATAAAAAATCTCTTAAATAACTCCCTCCCTTCTACACATTTTATAGATTCTCTAAGACAATTAGTGTCTTAGAACTCATAATTAAGCAGTTAAATTATTTTTTATTCATACTTAATTATGAGCCTGTACATTAATATTTATTATCACGTCAGTTAGTATAATTAAACAGGTATAGTGTTGTGATTATTATTACGACTAGTAAGTGCATATTTCTATTATGCACTTACTAGACATAATAATGAAAACGTTTTGCTGTTATTATCATACCCAAGTCTCTACATTAAAATGTAAAGACTTGGGGTTAAATGTTACCTAACTACTGGATCAAGTATTTCAAAGTTATCTACGTCAAGTAAGCCTTTGTCGCTTATTTTCCATTTTGGACTTGTAGATAAAGCTAAAAACGAAACGTGCATAAATGGAGCATGTAACGTTCCACCTAGCTGATTTTTTACAGTTGCCTCTAAAGCTGCTATTTTAGCACTTACTTCTGGACCAGTTAATTCATCTGTTATAAGTCCTCCAACTGGAAGTGCTAGTTCATCTAATATTCTACCATTATTAGCTACAGCAACTCCGCCGCCCATTTCTATAACTCTATTTACAGCAACTACCATGTCTCTTAAATTAGTTCCTGTTACTGTTATATTATGCGTATCATGGGCAATTGACTGAGCAAATGCACCTTGCTTCAATCCAATTCCTTTTACCATTGTCTTACCGATGTTTCCATTACGTCCATATCTTTCTAAGTTGGCTAAGTATATTACGTCTTGGTTGACATCAGCTTCTACTACACCTCTATTAACTCTAACTTGAGCTTCACCAGTTCCTGTTAGGTTTTGATCAGGTATAGCCTGGATATATCTAACTGTAGCAGTATTTCCCTCTGCCCTAATTTCTAAATCTGCTTCAGTAATAGGCGCTCTTTTCACTGAGTTTTTAACTACATCAGGATAAGTGTATTTTGGTAAATCTATTAATAGCTGTCCCTGTGAAGCTACTAATTGTCCTTTTATAAATACAGCCTCTACAGTCATTTCTTTAAGGTCACTGATAACAGCTATGTCTGCTACTCTTCCTGGTAAAAGAGCTCCTCTATCATCTAGACCCCAATAAGTTGCAGGGTTGATTGTTGCCATTTGTATAGCTTCTATTGGGTCTACCCCTTCTCTTATTGTTCTTCTGATAATATCATTCATATGACCATATTTTTCTAAGTCCTCTGCAACCATGTCGTCTGAAACTAAGATAAGTCTTCTTGAATCTAGTCCCTCTTCAGTCACAGCTCTTATACATTCAGCCATATTTCTTTGAGTAGAACCTTCTCTCATAAATACATATACGCCCTGTCTTAGCTTTTCAATACACTCTTCCTTAGTTGTTGTTTCGTGGCAGGAACAAGTTCCACCACAGCATATTATGTGAGCTGCTAAGTCAGCACCAAATAATTCCGGAGCATTCCCATCAACTGGCTTTCCTAAACTCTTAGCATAAGTAGTTGAAGTCAATAAGTCTGTTATTATTTCTGGTGTATTTTTATATACATGCTTAGCAAGAGAAAATCCTTGTAGTTCTCCTATACCGAATATGTTTGGATAATTTAATAAGTCCTCCATATCCTTAGAATTTACATCAACACCTGCTGTCTCTAAACTTGGAGCATCAGGGGTTAAAGCTGGAACTTGTAGTCTTACATAGTTTGGTACTACATTACATTCGTCGGCCATAGCCTTCATAGCTACTGGTCCCAATGCATTACCTATTTCATGTGGGTCAGCTATTAAAGTTGTTGTACCAGAAGGTATAGATAATCTAGAAAACTCAGTAATAGTCAACATACTACTTTCAAAGTGCATATGTGAATCCATAAATCCTGGTGATAGATATAAGCCTGTTACATCTACTACCTTTGTATCTGGTCCTATTAGTGATTTACAATCACCAACAAGTAGTATATAGTCTCCCTTTATAGCTATATCTGCTGTGTACACTTCTCTAGTTATTACATTTATCACATTACCGTTGTGAAGTACTATATCAGCAAAGTGTTTATCTGACATAAGTACATCTATTAACTCTCTATATTCTATTGCTCTTTTTACATCTTGTGGCTTTAGCAAACTTTTGCCTCCTTTCCTTTGTTACTCACTAATAAATTCCTTATATACATCCATATTATCTACTATGCCTACAATAGCAGCGTCTATTGCAGAGTTTTTCTTATCTGCCGCATTTCTTGATGCAGTGCCTGTTGCGAAAATCACTACTTCACCTATACCTGCACCTACTGTATCTACTGCTATTAGTGGCTTTCCTGAAGGCTTAGAATCTATGTCAATAGGTTGTGTTATTAAAAGTTTACTCCCTACTAGACTTTCGCTTTTTCTTGTTGCAACTACCGTACCTACAACTCTGCCTAATTGCATTTTATCACTCCCTTACTCTAATGTCCCTTGACTATTTTAATTCCTAGCTCTTTTGCCCTGTCATATGCTAGAGGAGTTATAATTGATCCTATAGGTACAGTCACTTCATTGTTGATGGTTTTCATGTTAATTAAGTCTTTTTCAGTTATAACCTGACGCGTACTATGGCTTTCTCCAGCAACTGTATTTTGTGAGCTTTGCCCAGTAACAGTAGTGGTTTCGTCCATTGGACTGTCTCTGAAGACATTTAACATCTCTAACACATAATCTTTCTTATCAACGCTTTTTATTCCCATCATCTGAAGTTTTTCTACGTAATCATTCATTATTTGCTGGAGCATTGGTACTTTAGATCTGTTCCCCCTATAAGCAAGTACATTGCTAAAGTCCATAAGTATCTTCTTGCCATGCCATAGCCCCTGCCATAATAAAGTTGATATAAAACAATCCTGTATACCTAAGGCTAGTTTAGTAGCAGTGTCTTGGGTCAGCATAGGTACTATAATACCGTCTACACTTTCTAAAATTTCGCCAAAGATTAATTTGTCCTTTTGTGTATAAACCTTATCTGTTTGTAGGGTAGATTTTATAGAAGCTATTCCTTGCTCACCAATAATTTCTTCCCCATTTTCAGTTAAGGCAATATCAAAAGTAAAACCATAGCGCCTTGCTTTTGAAAGTTCCCTAAGTGACTCATTTAGTCCAAAGTTAGTTCCTGTAAATACGGCTAAAATATGCTGATTTACATAGTCTTGTGGCTTACATCTGAAATCGGCTCTTTCCTTTGGACTATGACCACCATTTAATTTTTGCACCAGTTGACTAATTATGTCACTGGTTTGGTTGTATTTTTCCATACTCTAACACCTCATATGGTTTAGGCTACCATCATAGTTCTGTAGCAGCTTTTTAAGAAAAATTCTATTCGTAGTTTTTAAGAATCACTCTTTCAACTTCTGAGTGTGGTCTTGGAATTACATGTACTGAATGTAACTCTCCTACTGCTCTTGCAGCTTCTGCACCAGCATCTGTTGCAGCCTTAACAGCACCTACATCTCCTCTCACCATAACTGTTACAAGACCAAAACCAATTTTATCATATCCCACTAAAGTAACATTTGCTGCTTTAACCATAGCATCTGCTGCTTCAACAGCACCTACTAAACCTTTAGTTTCTACCATACCTAACGCTTGACTCATTATTATTCCTCCTTATTAATTACTTTGTAGTTGTCTTTTTTTTACTTTCTTCAGTATTAGCTTTTTTATCTTCATTTTCCTCTTTTTTTGATTCAACTTTTTGGTTATCTTTCTTAGATTTTAAGTTCTTTTCAAATATTGAAATTAATCTATCTACTTCTTCATGTGGTCTAGGTATCACATGACCAGATACAACTTTACCAACTCTATTGCCAGCAGACACTCCAGCTTCAACAGCTGCCTTAACTGCGGCTACTTCACCTGCAATGTTAATAGTAACACTTACAAGCTTATCTACACCAATTACCTTCTCAACTCCTACAAGCTTCACATCTGCTGCCTTACTTGCAGCATCTAATGCTGTAATGGCTGCAGTTAATCCAACTACCTCGATTAATCCAAGAGCTGATTTCACAACTACACCTCCTTATTTCCTATCACTATAGTAAGGAGCCCTTTTTTCCTATTGAGTTCAAAGAAACCTTAGGAATATAAGCTTCTAAATTGTTTATTACTCCTGTTTTTACATATACATCTTTCGTATTTTGTTGTTGCGCTACTTGATTATCTACAGTACTTACTTGATTGTTTGATTTTTTCACCTTGCTAGCTAAGTCATTTAGAGTCATCATAGTGTTTGATTTGTTGTCAATAGAATTACTGTTTTTCGGCTTTACATTTCCTTTAACTAAATCTTCAAGCCTAACTTTCTCGAATGTATTTACTCCACTGTTATACTCTGCTGGCTTAGATACTGATTTAGATGCTCTCTCAGATAATGAATTAAGAGTATCTAAAGTTCTAGAAGGTCCAGTAGCTTTTCCTAAATTCTTATTCATAACATTCAGTAGTAGTTGTTCGTCTTTTTGTCCTAATCCTGATATAGAATAAGTGTTTTTTGCAGAATTACTTCTTGTCTCGTTTATTTTACTACCTTGAGTAATGTTATTCATAATCACCCTTGCCAACGGGTTAGCCATTTTATTCACCACCCTTTAGCTAATCTAACATTTTATCTACTTCGTCATGAGGTCTAGCAATGACATTTGTAGATATAATTTCAGCTAAGCCCTTTACTACTTCTGTTGCGTTATCAACGGCTGCTTTTACTGCTGCTACTTCACCTGATACTATTACAGCAACGACTCCAGAGCCGACAAAGTTCACATCAACTATGTGTACATCAGCTGACTTAACCATAGTATCAGCTGCCTGGATAGCAGCCACTAAACTTCTGGTTTCTACCATACCTATGGCCTGTCTCATACTCTATTACCACCTTTATTTATTTTTTCATTCCTGGGAAATATTTTTGAATATCTATTTTCCCCTCAAATCCAGGAATCACTGCCATTTCATAAAAATGTGCTTTCTCACCTAAAGGCTTTGTAGCATCGATTCCCATTTTATCTGTAACTCCACGAGCCACATGGGATGCTTCTAATCCTGAACCTAA
The Proteiniborus sp. DW1 DNA segment above includes these coding regions:
- a CDS encoding molybdopterin cofactor-binding domain-containing protein, with translation MKLDVVGKSVIRVDGLSKVTGKAVYPQDIYMDNMLYAKTLRSTKPHAYFTLDLTEALKIEGVVRILTAKDVPGHNSHGVLFKDHEVFCNKKVRRIGDPIALVVAESEKIAYEALKAIKVEYEEIEALFDPEEAMKETAPQIHEGNSNVVYHYKIRKGNVEEAFKECDVIAENEYYVPMIDHAFLQPEAGVAYMEEDGTVVVAVATQYPHFDQIEVAEALGMPTEKVKIINPAVGGAFGGREDITVQIHLAIATKLTGRPVKIILSREESFEAHCKRHSVKMKYKTGATKDGKLLAMEATLIGDTGAYASWAINVMRKAGVHASGPYEIPNVKVDSYAVYTNNPFAGAMRGFGATQPPLAYEQQMDILAEKLGMDPITFRLKNIFRVDSETATGQILSESVPLERCIDEVEKKMNFIERFKGGVAQ
- a CDS encoding (2Fe-2S)-binding protein is translated as MKKIELNVNGIVHKVEIEEDMRLVDVLRDKLGLLGTKEGCGEGECGACTVIMDGETVASCLVMAFQAEGKEILTIEGLSKGEKIHPIQQAFLDEGAVQCGFCIPGMVLSAKALLDKNSSPNRSEIREAISGNLCRCTGYNKIVNAVEKAAKDLKGGE
- a CDS encoding FAD binding domain-containing protein, with amino-acid sequence MTIKYAHKPNTVEEAVELLDQYKEKGKVIAGGTDLVIEIKNHKVDFEALIDVSSIKEMSFIKVEGDKVEIGAATTFTEIAESKLLSSRLAGLKEAAHSVGSPQIRNKGTIGGNICNGSPAADTVPPFLALDAIAVIKSKSGQREVKVEELFLDKGKVALKDDELLVSVKFDNPSEGQVLSFSKLGLRKALAISRICTSVFAEFDIDGSCRNIRIANGSLGRFGMREREVEAFFKGKNLTEEVIEDGLKLMQQKVAERLAGRSTVEFKSSAIKGVLRSALNNAIRQNI
- a CDS encoding NCS2 family permease, coding for MSNGKAQTGFLEKTFKLSENKTNVKTEIIAGITSFMTMAYILAVNPDLLSAAGMDKGGVFTATALSAAIATLIMAFYANYPFVLAPGMGLNAFFAFTVCGIMGYSWQFALTAVFIEGIIFILMSFVNVREAIVNAIPMNLKNAVSAGIGLFIAFLGFQSAGIIVGDPATLVKLGDLTQPAAIVTILGVIITGILLHKKVKGAMLIGILASTIIAIPLGVTKLPSSFISMPPSLASVAFKLDFSNIFSLDMLIVIFTFLFVDVFDTIGTLVGVASKADMLDENGTLPRVKPALFADAVGTTAGALLGTSTVTTFVESASGVSEGGRTGLTALTSAILFLLALFLAPIFGIIPGAATAPALILVGLSMMSSVLKVDFDDYTEAIPAFLAIIMMPIAYSIAEGIVFGMVSYAVLKLIAGRGKEVSPVVYILSVLFILKYIFL
- a CDS encoding adenine deaminase C-terminal domain-containing protein; the encoded protein is MLKPQDVKRAIEYRELIDVLMSDKHFADIVLHNGNVINVITREVYTADIAIKGDYILLVGDCKSLIGPDTKVVDVTGLYLSPGFMDSHMHFESSMLTITEFSRLSIPSGTTTLIADPHEIGNALGPVAMKAMADECNVVPNYVRLQVPALTPDAPSLETAGVDVNSKDMEDLLNYPNIFGIGELQGFSLAKHVYKNTPEIITDLLTSTTYAKSLGKPVDGNAPELFGADLAAHIICCGGTCSCHETTTKEECIEKLRQGVYVFMREGSTQRNMAECIRAVTEEGLDSRRLILVSDDMVAEDLEKYGHMNDIIRRTIREGVDPIEAIQMATINPATYWGLDDRGALLPGRVADIAVISDLKEMTVEAVFIKGQLVASQGQLLIDLPKYTYPDVVKNSVKRAPITEADLEIRAEGNTATVRYIQAIPDQNLTGTGEAQVRVNRGVVEADVNQDVIYLANLERYGRNGNIGKTMVKGIGLKQGAFAQSIAHDTHNITVTGTNLRDMVVAVNRVIEMGGGVAVANNGRILDELALPVGGLITDELTGPEVSAKIAALEATVKNQLGGTLHAPFMHVSFLALSTSPKWKISDKGLLDVDNFEILDPVVR
- a CDS encoding EutN/CcmL family microcompartment protein; translation: MQLGRVVGTVVATRKSESLVGSKLLITQPIDIDSKPSGKPLIAVDTVGAGIGEVVIFATGTASRNAADKKNSAIDAAIVGIVDNMDVYKEFISE
- a CDS encoding BMC domain-containing protein, with amino-acid sequence MMSQALGMVETKGLVGAVEAADAMVKAANVTLVGYDKIGFGLVTVMVRGDVGAVKAATDAGAEAARAVGELHSVHVIPRPHSEVERVILKNYE
- a CDS encoding BMC domain-containing protein codes for the protein MKSALGLIEVVGLTAAITALDAASKAADVKLVGVEKVIGVDKLVSVTINIAGEVAAVKAAVEAGVSAGNRVGKVVSGHVIPRPHEEVDRLISIFEKNLKSKKDNQKVESKKEENEDKKANTEESKKKTTTK
- a CDS encoding BMC domain-containing protein, whose product is MRQAIGMVETRSLVAAIQAADTMVKSADVHIVDVNFVGSGVVAVIVSGEVAAVKAAVDNATEVVKGLAEIISTNVIARPHDEVDKMLD